TGATTAATGTCTATCAAGATGTTTTGTCGATCACCCCAGAGGATCTTTCGTTGGTAAGATGCGATGGCGAGCTACAAGGTCAAAAGGTATCGGTTGTAGCCGGCGGAGCCGTGCTCCTTTATCAAGACACAAGCTTAGACCGGACGTTGAAATCTGTCACTTTGGCTTTAAGCTGGGGTCCAGCTTATTATGAAACTCCAATGCTCACACACTCTGCATCCTCAGATCCTTGGCTGAGTTACCAAGCTGTGCTCTCTCCGGTCTCTGTAGGAAAAATAGTCGACAATGTTCCACAGCCACCAGAACCCTCTGAATACTTTTCTGCCATAGTGATGATTCAAGATCAGAGTCGATAGATTTAAAGAGGCGAGGCGGTGAAGGTGTTTAATTCATAAAAATGAGCCTGCCTCCAGGCAATTCTCAACGCTATGATTTTCAATAAATGAAATCAGGCGTGGAGTGGTGAAAAGCGGCAAACTGCGTCTTTGGCAGGTCTCTCCTTGCTCTGGCGCAGGCTCATGCCTCTGTCCCTTAAGGCTGTCGCTCAAAAATACCGTCATGGCATTTTCTCTAACGTAGCCTATGCATACGCCTCCGTGGCAGGAAAGACCCTTCTTCTCGATAATTTAGGTCCATTGTTTTCTAATTAATATAATCTAAAGCCGCGTTGAGTACTATCAGCGCGGCTTTTTTCTTTCCGAAGGATGTTTTCGGAAAATGCTATTTGTGATTCTTGTAGAACACGCACCGTTTCTGACGGTGGCGTAAGTTTTCGGGTTCAATTTTGTTTTGGAGAGAGTTGAAACAGGTAATAAAATATTAGCAGCAGGGCGAAGATAAATTGAACTGAATTTCCGCATTACGAATGCTTGAAATCTTTATTAAAACAGAAAACTAACAATACAAAGAAGAGTGAGTTGATTTAGAAGAGTCCAACCAAAAACGGCAATCGCCAGAAGGAGATACTATGAAAACTTTAGTGTTCATTTCCCTTGTCGCATTCTCAAACATGTCTTTCGCTGCTGAGTTAAATTTAAGCGAGACCCAAGTAAATGCTTTGGAAAACATCGTGAAAGCAAACTTGGGTGAAGAGAGAGCTATGGAGGGGGCTGGCTATTGTGAAGAAATTGAAAACAATCAAGTCCAATGCTCTTGGTACATCGAAGGTACAGGAAGAACACCTGATACCATGAATGGTGTTTTCGAAGTGATTGATGGAGAGTTTAAGCTAGTAGAGGCCTTCGAAGAGTACGGTTGCTAGTCCGATCTTATTTTAAAATTCTTTAATAATTAGTGAGAAGCCAGAAGTCGTAAAGCTTCTGGCTGTTTAATTATCGTTCCGGGAATCATTTTCTAAGGTCCCGGGCCAGAGATGTAATGTTGGTATTCTTTATTCTTGGATGCGCAACCACTGACGGTTTTTAGAGTTGCGCGCTTCATTTATGATTTGATAGAGATTTGCGTCAACTTTAGATCGAGATGCTTTAACTTTCCCAGCTCTGATTCGTTCAATTTCGGCGATAAGATTCTTATAAAGTAGATTGGAAAAAATGTTTTACTGAACCTGGGCCGTAAGTTCTATTTCGAGGTCAGACTAATATTTGGGCCTCGCCATTCGAGATGATTCTTTGTCAGCTTGAGTGGCTTGGTCCCCAGGGCTTTCGTGAGTTTTTCGTTGGTCCGAATTACAAACACCCTGAGGCGATCAAAGTGACTTAGTGAATAGGACTCTTCATAAAAAGCGATGCAGAATTGTTCAACTTCAAATTGAGGGTTTGAAGTTAGAAGCTCTAACATTTTATAAATATTTGTTTTGATCTCTACTTCCTGTCCAGCATAGAAAAGCTTTGTGCGTGATAGACTTAAAGAGTTGATTTCTTGATTGGTCTGTAAAAATCTATTGTGGATCAATGTCCGGTCTTCCTGAGGAAGAGATAGCGCCTTAAAAGAAATAATTCTTTGAGCTTCTGTTTTTATTTTCGGATCAGGGGAGATGTGTGCAATTAAATCCAGTAGTCTAATTTGATTAAATAAATAGATCTTATTTTGCATGAAATGAAATAGTTCGAAAATATTTTCAGACGATGGGTCTGCGTGTTGATGTTTTGTAGCCATTTCGAAAATGAATCTTTCAAAATGATCTGCTTCCTCAAGGTTTTCTTGGCCCTTATTTACCAAGGACTGCTCGATGGGTAGATTGAATCTGAGGCACTCTGCAAGATAGTCTGCAACGATGAGTCTCTCATCGGATACATTCTGTTTGTTTTCGAGGGCTCGAAGCATTCTATGCTTTGCGAAGTTGTGTCCAAAGAGCGACAGCTCTGCCAACATTAGGGAATGTTGCAGTTCTGTGATGAGATTTTCATTTTCTGTTTTTGCATGAACTAAAGTTTCATAAACTAACGACAAAGTTTCGTCAGGTGCTATATAGGATTTCAACCTGAGGATCTGGCAAAGGGATCTGATTTTAGTGTCACGATCGATGCCTGGCAGTTCGCTTGCTTTTTGGTAGTAAAATAGGCTTTTGCTCAAATAGGCTTTCTCTTCATACATTTTGCCCAGAAAGATCAGTGTACAGGCTTTGGATCTTTCGGAAAGTGAAGATTCTGCTTTGCTATACTCTTGTTCAAGTCGTTTGAGGGTGAAATCTGCATCATCGATTCGTCCCATGAGATAGTAAGTTGCTACCATATCTGAAAGCAAGCCGACATGAGGTCCATAGTTTTCAATGGCCTCGACAAAAACATCCAGGCCATCTAGGTATTGCCCCTTTTCCACGAGCGTCCAGGCCTGGCTGTGCATTTCCATTCGCTTTGCGGCATTACTCATGGATGAACCTCAGTTCTCTCGAATGATGGTTTTAAGTTATTTAGGGTTGCTTCTTTAATATCGTTTTTGGGAATCTTAATGTTTGGCTTTGGTTGCATTAAGGGAGCTTGATCCAAGTTCCACTGGGCTGGTAAATTTCTGTCGTTGATCAGGATTGAAGACTGTTGTTCTTTCGCCCAACCACCGCCAATGCGAGGTCTTGGGCCGGATGTAAAGAATTGGCCATGAGGTCCGAGTGCTGGTTTTGAGAGCAATTCGAGAAGTGAATACCTGCGGGAAGAAACGTTGAAAGAGGCCCCAGAGGTTTCCATACGTTTAACAAGTTGATGAGCTTCCTGTTCGTTTAGATATAAGGATGAGAACAACGACATTCGTTCATCATATTTTTCGATAAGATAATTAAACGGTAAAATAAACGATTGAAGTGGAAGCAATGAATCTGAAACAAGCAAAGCGGCCTTAGCGTATTCATTTTGCTGGAGAAGGGTGATCAAAGGATAGCTTTCTAGTTTCATCGTGGCCTGTAGCCCAAAGATCTCAGAAACAACCTGCGCTTCAAATTGCACGCCTCGGATGGAAGCAAAAGTCATTCTCAAAAGCGGATACCCCAAAGCATCTATTGCTGTGGAGTAGCTTTCTTTTGAAGAGGATTTGATTTTAAAAAAGTCAAAAATATCGGCAGTGTTGTTTCCGCCCAGGAATAGAAATGAATCATAAGAAATATAGAGTTCGTGAAAAATTCGGGCGTAAAACTCTTCTCGACTTGTTTTCCCATCGACAAAGATGATTGAGTTGTTGAAAGTTCCCGTCCAACTTTGAAAAGGCGTGGGATTTTCGGAGACGGCAATATGCCAGGTTTTTGAGGCTTTATGTGGCCTTTCTAAATTTCCAAGACGGGGATTTTCCTGACGACAGTTTTCAGAGATCTGTTTGGAAATGTCTGCCGAAACTCCAAATGAGATTTTGACTAATTCGGCTGTTGATCCACCAAGGCTGCAAAGTGAATTCTTATAGCTGCTCGTAAACATTTGGAGCACGGCCTCGTCTATAAGGCGTTGCGAACGACTGTTTTCCGCTACCTTGTAAACCATGGTGCTGGGTCCAAAGATATTATCAATGAGAAGAAATCGTTCATCCGTGATCGGAGTGATAGTGGAGGCGTCGATCCCATTCAGATCTCCGAAGACTCGGTCCCAATGAAGATCCTCAGCTAATGCCCAGGGCGATCCTAATATTAAATATATCAGTACAGATAAAAACAACTTCATAAGCCTTCTTTCATCAAGAGCTATGCCGCTTGGAGTCTGCTACTTTTATTCTGAAAAGGCTGTTTTGGGGGCAGAGCTTAATTTGCTAGACGGCTGTCAAACTTTTAGACAGCTTTTGTTCTTCCTTGTTCGTGGATTCTAAAAATGGCCTCTGATAGTTTGCGTTCAGGAAACAATAATTCAAATTAGGAGAATAGGTTTATGAAAAAATTAATTCTTGGTTTAGCTCTGCTCTTGGTGACGACCTCTGCTTCGGCTTCGGTCATGATGATCATTCAGTATACTGATAGCTTTAAGCTGACCTTTGAGCGCGGTGATGACGGTGATTTCTATTTAAAAGAAGGTGTTATCAAAAGATCAGGCACGGTAATTTTGAACAACATTGGAAGTCGTGATCTGTCTCAAGAATTTCATGTTGGTTATAATGATTATAAAATGAGTATATCCTTGGCAAATAATGAGCTTGTGTATGAACAAGACAATAGCGTCAGTGTGTCTAGTCTAAATCCAACGAATCAAAAAGGTGTTTTTGTTGTAAAAGCGCAGGATTTCACTGGTTACAAAAAAGGCGTTGGCGAATCTACCTATGGCAACGCGGATGCAAGAATTTCGCATTCTGATCTGAAATGCACGGTCTTGAAGAATCGTATTTTGTGCTTCGGATCGAGAGAAGCGTACTCTCAAGCTGATTAGGAGCTGTGCCTTCACACATCAAGTATTAGAAGGTTGAAGTCGAGGTGCATATATTCGAGGATTTTGTTCAGGAGGATGTATGCATTTTTTAACTAAGATTTCCATACCCAATGAGGCCGGCAATAAGTTTATAAGTAGCAAAGATTTTAACCAGAAGATGGACGGTTTAATCTCGAACCTTAAACCGGAGGCGACATATTTCTGCGTGGAAAACGGAGTCAGGACGATCTTTGCCTTCGTCAATATTGAAAACAGTTATGAAATACCAGCAAAGGCAGAACCTTTTTGGTTGGCTATGAGCGCGAATGTTGAATTCATTCCAGCTATGAATGCCCAGGATTTTTCAAAGGCCGCTGCTGGTATTAAACAAAGCGTAGAAAAATACGCCCATCCTTAGTCTGTAAGATCGAGTCACTGTTAGTTGACTCTGGATATTCCGCCATTCAGTAATGGCGGATATTCTTAACTACAGCGGAGGAAGATTTTATGAAAAATCAAAGACGCTATAAAAGAAGCGAATCAAAGAAAGCTGCTCAACGGGGGCTCGTGAGTGGCCGTAAACCTAAAAAAGCCAGTTTAAAACTCGGGGCGCATCATTTTCATGAAACTAAGAAATCAAGCAAAGTGAAACACTAGAGATAATATAAATATGTATTTAACCAGTTGATTGCCTAATCGGTTTTCCAGAGGGTAGATCGTCGTCTTTCTGAAATCCAAAAATTAATAGAAACATGAGAAATGATGTTCGGAAAATTCGTGGGGGCAATGGACTGCTCCCACAGATTTGTCGAACGCAGTAAATTGATAATTGTACGTCAGGTTTTTCAACATGTATGAAAAACTGAACGTGAAAAAGCCGTGGGTTCTTTTTGAGCTGGTGCCTGGTTTGCAGTAAAGACCTCATAGACTCAGGGAGGTTGTTATGAACTGCACAAGAGATTTCAAAAAATCCATACTAGTCTGTCTAGGTATTCTTTTTTTGAACACGCATACCGTGGCCGCGCCCTCGGCGCCTTATGCGCTTGGTGAGCAAAAAACAATTGTTCTGATGGTCAACTTTCAGGACAACGCAAGTCAGCCCATGTCCCTCGCTCAAGCCAATGATGTTGTATTTGTAAATGCGAACAACTTTTTTAAAGAAAATTCTTTTGGAAAAACGTGGCTGACCGGCAGTGTTTTTGGCTGGTACACGTTGCCCTTGTCACAGGTGAATTGCAGTGTGAATAATATTGCCGCGTACGCGCAGCAGGCGGCGACCGCAGCGGGTGTGGATCTTTCTCAATACAATCGCTATGTCTATATCGTACCTTACAGTGACACCTGTCATCCCGCGGTTGGAGCTACAGGAGGCCAGAAGTCCAGCCTGTGGCTGAGCACTAGCACCTTAAATCTTGGATATTTTACTCATGAAATGGGTCATAATCTGGGCTTGTTGCATTCATACAACCTTGATTGTGGAGCGACGATCTTAGGTAGCAACTGTACTCGCAACGCCTACGGAGACTATTTCGATACAATGGGTGGCCCTAATGCTCGTCACTACAATGCCTATCAAAAAGAGCGGCTTGGTTGGCTGAACTACAACAATACTCCGCCCATTATGACAATCACAAGCTCAGGCACCTATACAATTGAAGCTTACGAAACCAACACCATGGGTAACAAAGCCTTAAAAATCTTAAAAAGTGTTGATCCTGTCTCTGGTGGAAAAACCTACTATTATGTGGAGCTTCGTCAGGGGATTGGTTTTGATGCAAGCATTGCGACTTATGCACCAGCCATTGTAAATGGGGTTTTAATCCATATGGGGAAAGAAGATAATCCGGACAGTAGTGATCTTTTAGATATGACTCCTGGGTCTGCCGCGGATTTTAATGATTGGCAAGATGCGGCTCTCGCAGTGGGTAGGACCTATACCGACTCAGCGGCCGGAATTTCAATCAACCTGGTGTCTTTGCAAAATGGTATTGCGACAGTGGATGTTTCTATTGGAAGC
The nucleotide sequence above comes from Bdellovibrio svalbardensis. Encoded proteins:
- a CDS encoding NEW3 domain-containing protein — translated: MNCTRDFKKSILVCLGILFLNTHTVAAPSAPYALGEQKTIVLMVNFQDNASQPMSLAQANDVVFVNANNFFKENSFGKTWLTGSVFGWYTLPLSQVNCSVNNIAAYAQQAATAAGVDLSQYNRYVYIVPYSDTCHPAVGATGGQKSSLWLSTSTLNLGYFTHEMGHNLGLLHSYNLDCGATILGSNCTRNAYGDYFDTMGGPNARHYNAYQKERLGWLNYNNTPPIMTITSSGTYTIEAYETNTMGNKALKILKSVDPVSGGKTYYYVELRQGIGFDASIATYAPAIVNGVLIHMGKEDNPDSSDLLDMTPGSAADFNDWQDAALAVGRTYTDSAAGISINLVSLQNGIATVDVSIGSTIPCIRANPTVIMSPSTSAAVKPGTLVAYTVSVKNNDSTGCAASILNLEGSVPSGWISNLSSASLNLSPGTTASSILSVTSSSTAAAGLYNVSAKAVNSGANLYSAMASASYSVASVSILSAAVKTDKSVYLKSSTVIVTSTVMSGGVSVAGALVSVSITKPNGSISSLSAVTDSQGQAIVTLQIPKNKMAVGSYRVNISAVSGAQSASASTSFIAQ